The following are from one region of the Sorghum bicolor cultivar BTx623 chromosome 2, Sorghum_bicolor_NCBIv3, whole genome shotgun sequence genome:
- the LOC110432707 gene encoding zinc finger BED domain-containing protein RICESLEEPER 3-like — protein sequence MARPSGLKRPCPPSRDGAGAAARGRNRPSHPPVVAVTVPVAADEYNHRADGEHPEEAMEELEIENDVDTTEDGINLGDGQHPIDVDAGNGAGGVEVDGSENTNAASSGSGNGKLTAACWDDFVPILDENDVRTHAICKRCGKRFAARASIGTGSLNRHMAACRKKQDNDRRVQSRLSMSANGLHNWVYDAARARNELCRLIARLDLPLGVGDTQAWEDYIKNAHNPAFERVSRQTTTRDMHKLFAEERALLMHSLLPACSSVSLTSDIWSGNAKEDYIFVVAHYVGPDWELQKKVIGFRLIESSHTGENIAEKIASVVEEFGLIDKVFAVSLDNASANSKAFDILQPMLSGYLGSYPAPTKDDPHKVKYLLVHQRCACHIINLIVKSGLKRFSPYLDAFRIAINYLNSSNQRIALFKNYCIAKGVRPRKFGLDMDVRWNSTYLMLKHLLPYKDVFSVWIESNYGEQLLTPQHWYAADQIMKFLEMFYDATVSLSGVYYPTAPLMMHHILDFAEHLHKAESDPGFRSIAAPMKLKFLKYWRDIPLLYSYAFILDPRAKMKGFFNVLELLAKQTSTYYGVYYGDVKDKMTRLFSKYEERYGAARSQRPPMPSAPSGKRKQVWGKIYGCPGASSGCSPSSSSTSGVNELTAYLDSDTVTDWGDCTARILEDRRRRLLPEHVEMLTCIKDWDQAARKEQHAPEDVDLEELFESMHLDEGECSGSGSSTGSGSGSGGTAGAGTFRLLVVVVKK from the exons ATGGCAAGGCCATCCGGCTTGAAGCGCCCCTGCCCACCGTCGAGGGACGGTGCTGGAGCTGCGGCCAGGGGCCGGAACCGGCCTTCCCACCCTCCTGTGGTTGCGGTGACTGTGCCAGTGGCTGCGGATGAGTACAACCACCGTGCCGATGGCGAGCACCCCGAGGAGGccatggaggagttggagatcgAGAACGACGTTGACACCACTGAAGACGGCATCAATTTGGGTGACGGCCAGCACCCGATTGATGTTGACGCCGGCAATGGTGCTGGTGGGGTGGAGGTGGACGGCTCCGAGAACACTAATGCTGCCTCATCTGGATCTGGTAATGGTAAGCTCACTGCTGCTTGTTGGGATGATTTTGTCCCGATCCTTGATGAGAATGATGTTAGAACTCATGCCATCTGTAAGCGGTGTGGTAAGAGGTTTGCTGCTAGAGCTTCAATTGGCACTGGTTCCTTGAATAGGCACATGGCAGCATGTAGGAAGAAGCAAGATAATGATCGTAGGGTTCAGTCCAGGCTTTCTATGAGTGCTAATGGGTTGCATAACTGGGTTTATGATGCTGCTCGTGCTCGGAATGAACTGTGTCGGTTGATTGCTAGGCTGGATCTTCCATTAGGCGTTGGTGACACACAAGCCTGGGAAGATTACATTAAGAATGCTCATAATCCTGCTTTTGAGAGGGTTTCTAGGCAGACCACTACTAGGGACATGCATAAGTTGTTTGCTGAAGAGCGTGCTTTGCTTATGCATTCTTTGCTGCCTGCTTGTTCATCTGTTTCTTTAACATCTGATATCTGGTCTGGTAATGCTAAGGAAGATTATATCTTTGTTGTTGCTCATTATGTTGGTCCTGATTGGGAGTTGCAAAAAAAGGTTATTGGGTTTAGGCTGATTGAGTCATCACATACTGGGGAAAACATTGCTGAGAAAATTGCTAGTGTGGTTGAGGAGTTTGGTTTGATTGATAAGGTCTTTGCTGTGAGTCTTGATAATGCTTCTGCTAAttctaaggcttttgatatcttgcAACCTATGTTGTCTGGTTACCTGGGCTCTTATCCTGCACCTACTAAGGATGATCCTCACAAAGTCAAGTATTTGCTTGTGCATCAGCGCTGTGCATGCCATATTATTAATCTGATTGTTAAGTCAGGCTTAAAGAGGTTCAGTCCTTATCTTGATGCTTTTAGGATAGCAATCAACTATTTGAATTCCTCTAATcaaaggattgcattgtttAAGAACTATTGCATTGCTAAGGGTGTTAGACCTAGAAAGTTTGGATTGGATATGGATGTTAGATGGAATTCAACCTATTTGATGCTTAAACATTTGCTGCCATATAAAGATGTGTTTTCTGTGTGGATTGAGTCAAACTATGGTGAGCAACTGCTGACTCCCCAGCACTGGTATGCTGCTGACCAGATTATGAAATTCCTGGAGATGTTTTATGATGCAACTGTTTCTTTGTCTGGTGTTTACTATCCCACTGCTCCACTTATGATGCATCATATCCTTGACTTTGCTGAGCATTTGCATAAAGCTGAAAGTGATCCTGGATTCAGAAGTATTGCAGCTCCTATGAAACTTAAGTTCCTTAAGTATTGGAGGGACATTCCATTACTATATTCTTATGCATTCATTCTGGATCCTAGAGCTAAGATGAAAGGCTTTTTTAATGTGCTTGAGTTACTTGCTAAACAGACTAGTACCTATTATGGTGTTTACTATGGTGATGTGAAAGATAAGATGACCAGATTGTTTAGCAAGTATGAGGAGAGATATGGTGCAGCTCGGTCTCAAAGGCCTCCTATGCCTAGTGCTCCTTCAGGTAAAAGGAAGCAGGTATGGGGAAAGATCTATGGTTGTCCTGGTGCTTCCTCTGGCTGTTCCCCCAGTTCATCTTCTACATCTGGTGTCAATGAGCTGACAGCTTACTTGGACAGTGACACTGTCACTGATTGGGGAGA CTGTACAGCAAGGATACTCGaagaccggcggcggcgcttgTTGCCTGAGCATGTGGAAATGCTCACCTGCATCAAGGATTGGGATCAAGCAGCAAGAAAAGAACAGCATGCACCTGAGGACGTCGACCTAGAGGAGTTGTTCGAGAGCATGCACCTGGATGAAGGTGAATGCAGCGGCAGCGGAAGCAGCACTGGCagtggcagcggcagcggcggtactgctggtgctg GTACTTTTAGACTTTTGGTTGTGGTTGTCAAGAAGTGA